The Telopea speciosissima isolate NSW1024214 ecotype Mountain lineage chromosome 11, Tspe_v1, whole genome shotgun sequence genome includes the window AAAAGTCACAATCATGTAATATGGCTCGAACTACCTTATGAGATGGGTGACCGAGGCGACTATGCCAATCAGGCGAGGTGCACACACTAGCCATAGCAACCGGAGATGGAGCAGAGGTTGACAGAGAAATGGTGTAAAGGCCATTGCTACTCTGGCCCTTGTACAGGGTCTCCTCCGTCCGAGAATCCTTGATCATAAAAGAAGAGTCAGAAAATACAAAGTGCACAGGATTATCCAAAGTAAAATGGTGTATGGAAAGAAGATTGCAGTGAATACCAGGGACAGAGAAAATATTAGAAGCCTTAAAGGAAGCAGAAGAAGTGTGAAACAGAGAGGAACCTGAGTGGGAGATAGGTAACCCCTGACCATTTCCTACCACGATTTGGTCAGTTCCAGAGTAAGGAGTACTTACGGCCAGATTACTAATATCTGCAGTCAAGTGGTGGTTAGTACCTGAGTCCAAAAGCCACACAGAAGAGGTAGAGGAAGAACAAATACTAAGGAAAGTGTGGTTGAAGCGCTGAGGGCAGCAAGAGGCAGTGTGACCAACTAAATTGCAGATCTGGCAGGTCGAGCGAGGCATATTCATAATGGATGGTGAAGACCAATCCGAATTCCCATTGCATTGAGTCGAATAACCACTGGAAGTAGACACCGGGGAAACATTCTGATTTTGGTAATGAGCAGTGCGAGAATTCCCATTACCATTACGGAAGCCGTCACGACCAGAGGAGTCACGACCATTGCGGTAACCACCAGAACCAGATCCATTGTTATTACGGTAAccaccagaaccagaaccacgATAACCACCAGATCTAGAATTACGATAGCCAGAACCATTACCGGAACCATGATAACCGCCAGAGCCATTGCCACGATAACCACCAGTTGTGCCAGAACCAGAGGTGGCACCCGAAGAGGCAACATTAGCCGTAGTCACCAAGGGATTGCGCTCTGGAGAGATCGAGCGAAGATAACTCTCATGACTCAGTAAGAGACCAGTAAGCTCAACAAATGTGAGGGAATCCGAACAAAGACGGATTGCAGTAGCAAAGTCACGGAACTCAGATCCCAAACCCCGAAGGGTTGCTAGTACAAGATCCTCATTAGAAACTGGCTGATCGATGGCCGCAAGCGTATCAGCAATCGTGCGAACAGAAGAAAGATAATCTGTGATCGAATCCGTACCCTTCTGGATTCTTGATAGACGATCTTTGAGATTAAGAATTCTGGTTCACGAAGAAGGAGCAAATACAGAGGTTAAGGTACTCCAGGCCTCAAAGGTAGTAGAGGCATTGACAACATGAGAAATGACGCTCTCAGAAAGCGAAGAAATGATCCAGCTGAGGATCAACTGATCTTGCTGATCCCAAACAGTTGCAGGAACAGGTGCATCGGACGAAGAAGGCCGGGGAAAGGAGCCATCGATGTACCCAAGAAGGTCATAACCTCGCAAAAGAGGAACAAATTGTGCTCGCCAGAGCAAATAGTTCGTGGTGGTCAGCTTCAAAGAGAGCTGAGAAGAGAGATTCGGAGCAACCAGAGAGGCGAAGGAGGCCATGTCTGAGAGATCGGAGCTAGAAGAAACCATCGCAGAAAGAAAGATGTTGACGAAACCTTAACAAGAAACCAAGAAAGCAAAAGAACAGAGAACAAGGTCCAAACAGGAAACAACAGCTCAGATGAGCCAAAAAGAAGCTCTTGATACCATGATAAGAATGATTTGCATTAATTAATCAAATGACAATTACACATATATATAGGGCAGCATACAatgccacatggcaaaactGACTCTAGCCTTATAACAGAACACGTGATCACACATGATCAGACCCTAAGGAGGTCTATCTCTATCAGAAGAGAGACCAAATCCTAAGTACCATTCGTTTTTAGGGCTTGCATTCCTTCattcatggctgctttccactgcAGTTCTGTGGtagcttcctgccaattctgaGGAAAGGAAATAAACGACAAGGAAGGCATAAAGGTATGatatgaaggagaaagagagtcgTACGAAACCACCTTAGCAATAGGGTGTTGAGTACAAGATCTCGTTCCCTTTCGAATGGCAATGGGTAAGTCAAGAGATGGGTCAGAAATAATAGGGGAATTAGAGTAAGTATTACTTGACCAAGACTTATGACCTGGATAAGGAGATAACAACTGGCTAGGTAGTGGTGAAGGTGTTATAGGGGCCATTGGGTGGTGTTTATTTGCTGGTCACGATGACGACGGTCATAACTTTCATGGGCAGCTGAACGTGAACATGAGAAGACTCCCTCCTGGACTGAAGGAACTTGAGAAGAGAAGTCAGAGCCAAGAATAGGCACGGACGGAGGAACATCTTCACCAAACAAAGAAGATTCCCCCCCATGAAGAGGTGCCGGAGAGTAATAGGCAGCTGACTCATGGAATACAACATCCATAGAAACAAAGACCCGACGAGAAGGGGGGTGATAGCCCTTGTAGCCCATCTGAGTAGCAGAGTAGCCAATGAAAACACacttgtccccccccccccgatgATCTAGCTTGCCATGAAGATGGTGATTCCGGACAAAACAAACACATCCGAAGACTTTAAAAGGGATAAGAAAGGTGGAAGAACCCTGGAGAATCTCAACCGGAGCCCTGAAGTCAAGGACACGAATTGGCAtacggttgatgagataagcagcaGTGAGAATAGTTTCACTCTAATACTGAGCAGAAACATTCATTTCAAACATAAGAACACGGGCAACCTCCATCAAATGCTTATTTTTGcattcagccacaccattttgagccGGAGTATCAACGCAACTGGTCTGATGGATGGTCCCCTGAGTAGCAAGATAAGACTGAAAGGAACCCTCAAGATATTCCCTACCATTGTCACAAAGGATAATTTGGATGCTAGAGTTAAACTGGATATGGACCATGATTTAAAAAAGCTGAAAACAACGAAACACTTACTTTTTTTATGCatcaaataaatccaatttGCTCATGtatgacagtcaataaaagtcAAAACCAACTATAATCGGTAATAGAAGAATGGGCAGGGCTCATACATCAAAGTGAATtaacaaaaaaggagaagaacttctATTATTCAAACTGGAATAAGTTGCAAGAGTTTGCTTGGCTaaaacacaagcatcacaaaagaaaTCCTGGGGATTACAATGCTGAAATAATCTAGGAAAAGTTTTAACCAAAGTGCCAACAAGGGGATGGCCTAAATGCCTATGCCAAAGAAGTAACTCAGAAGAGACTAAAGGAGAACCGGTCTGATGAGCTTGATCCATTGAAGATATGTCATCGTCAAGCAAATAAAGACCACCATGCACTGTACCACAACCAATCGTTTTCCCTGTCGccaaatcctaaaaaacacagtgagaaggggaaaaagttactttacaattcaggTCGGTGATGAGACAActgatagaaagaaggttagtagaaaaatctggaacatgaagaacagatgCCAAAGATAAAGAGGGACAACAAGTGATAGAACTCTTTCCAGAAACAgtggaaagagaaccatcagccactctAACCTTGTCTTTACCAGACCAAGGGaaatatcagaaaaaaaaaaaaaaacaattagaaGAGCCAGTCATATGATCAATGGCACCAAAATCAATAATCCAAAGACGAGAGACAACCGATGCGCAATgaccaccaaaagaaataaactgAGTAGGCAAAGTGGGAGTCAAAGGAAACCAGAGTAGATGTAGAGGTGGAAGCAGGAACAGTGGAAGGCTCCAAGCGAGTCATCAAACGACTACGCATAACATGCTCATCCTGGGAAAGATAGGTACTGGTACTATCAGGAATCGGTTTAGAAGCCTCTGTGTGATGTGCAGCCTGCAAGGATCGACCACAGCCACAACCTTGTGAGAAAGAGGAAGTAGGACGACCATCCAGTTTCCAGCAGATGTCCTTGGTATGACGTTCCTTACCACAGTAGTCACACTTGACTGGTTCCCTATCAGAGGAGGCACGATCAGTAGAGCAATCACTGGATTGAGGGGGACCACCCTTAGTTGGAGTGGACCCAAAGAGTAAGGTTGATCGGTCCTGAGTAGTGTGTTGTAGCATAGTATTGCGGCGGCTTCCCTCTAACTGAATCATTAAGTAAGAATGCTCCAAAGTAGGGAGAGGGTCCCGGCTAAGTACCTGGGCACGAATCCAATTGTATTCAACATTCAGTCCAGctagaaaatcataaacccgaAACTTATCTTGTGACTTGAAGGGAGTTTCATCAACAGTGCAAGTTGCCTAAAAAGTTGATCCATGcctcaaaaccctgaaaaaagtCGATCTACCTCAAAACCCTGAAGAAAAGGTGATTTTCATATATGGGTCTCTTAGATCATTAGTCAAGGGAGATCTGAGAGCCTAACGGGAGAGAGGAAGACCCTCGGTGGTTTAGGATAGACCTTCTGAGAACTGAAGATGAAACCGAGAGAAGAAAGGTGTTGGGAGTAGTCGGAGAAGAGAAGGTGAGAGGCTGAAAGGTGAGACTGAGAGAGGAAAGGAGGGAGAGAGTGTCAGCGGAGGCTGGGGCTGGGATCTCGAGGTGGATCTCATCTCTAATACCATGTTTGATTCAGAGGAGCCTGCTAGTGGGACAGTcctattctatttataataagtgaCATACAAGTACAAGTACATTAATGCCcccatggacagatttacccttatacccatattacaccTGATATTACAATAGGTATTGTAGCTATCATTACTGTTACTCTGAACACATTTGAGGTGTGTTCTAGGTCTAAAGACCTTATGCCTACAGCATCTTCTTATGTGACACCTTTTTCCAAAAATAGTTTCAGCTACATGATTGGTAATTTCCTCTCTAATGCATTCTTTTCAAAGCTCTAGGAAATATTGATGCTCaatgaatggaaataaattttgaatGAGGTTAACACCATGTAGAAATCATTTAATTGCCAAAGAATCTCCAGTATTTGCATCTTATGGACCTGTGCTCGCTTGGTAGACAAATAGCTCATGGTCATCAATCATGACAGCTACTTGATGCACAATTGCACACCATGATTTTCcagttctttttcttattacttgttgaaaatgatattttttttgtattgtaCAAATTTCAGCTTGTCAAGAGGCATGCAACAGAGATTTTCTCATCTGTGATCATCTCCACAGTATTCTCATTGTATTCAACTGCACTCATTGGCCGTCTTGTTGGCCTGGAACCTGCTTTGACGGTATCAATTTTGCCAAGATGTATAACAGTTGCATTAGCCCTCAGCATTGTCTCCTTTTTCGAAGGTACACCAACTTCTTGATATTCTATAATTTTAGGTAGGTAATCTTGTTTCCTGAGAGCTATCTGTTCCAGAAAGCCCAATTTTGACAGGGAATACCAAGTTAGTTAATATTTaccatcatatatatatatatatatatatatatatattttagagggtggtggtggaggagttGGACTTCATGTCATGCATATTTCTTGTCATGAACCAAACATGCACTATGTATGGAAGTGCAGCGAACCACCACACAGTGTGAATTGCATGTTTCTCTTTTCTAAACTTCAATTTTATCTTTGATTAATGTGGTTATCTTGTTAATTGCAGGTGCCAATCCATCTCTCACAGCTGCTGCAGTTGTACTATCTGGTCTTGTCGGTGCAAATTTTGTACAAACGGTGCTTGACAAACTTCGTTTGAATGACCCTATAGCTCGAGGAATAGCAACAGCATCTAGGTATGCACAATTATTTTCATAGATTATAAATTAATATCTATTACTACCATAACAGTGGATAGTCCACACAGCCACCACATTATGGACACTGGATCTGACTATTTACAGACTTCCATGCCCCTTCATGTTCACAGCAAAAACTTGGGCTGTTGATATCTGAAGTAGCTACCTAAATAATTGTTTGATACTTTCCCGTAATTCAGTTATAGATTTTCATACTTACGGAAATATTTGATTAAGTACTTATATTCCTACTCTTTGCTATGCTATCATCAATTACTTAGAAGCTAAAATTAATTGGAGGGTACAAAAGACTATGTTGGGAGGCAATAGTTAAGGGCCCCCCAAATTATGAAACTATGACACAGAATAAGGGAtgtaaaccaaaccaaaattttCACTAGTTAACAACCGAACCCCGAATCATGAGAAAATCCCTAGCCGACTTCAAGCTGAATAGACCCGAAGAAAAACCCAATTCGGAGAGGAGATGAGGGAGATCCAAATGTCATCTTGAATGATGTAGAGACCATGGTTAGTCTGTCTGATCCCAAACTATAGATGGCTTTATCAATTATCACCCACCAAAAGAAGGAGGATACGTAGAGGGTGCCAGTGGTCCAACAAGAGTCTAGTAGAAGCACCATCATCAATCAAGGAGGTGATAGTACCATAAGCAAGGGGCCTAAGCTTCAATATCTTTTCTCCAGACCCATGAAGCATCTGAGATCAGGGAAGCTGTCTAGAGTAGagccaatcaacccaaatacttttcCTTTTAGCTATTAGTTTCCAGGTCAAATTGAGGATACCAGCTGAGTGTGAGGAGGTTGTGTCATGTGTTGTGCCCCTATGCATTGTGCCCCCTTGGTTCCAGGTGATGGTGTCACGAGCAAAGCCGTGTAGGGAAGGGGAGGGGCGCTACACATGCGGGTGGATTTTAGTGTgtattgatatacattgttgtggcccTTAACATCTCGAAATTTTAGGGTAAGCGgttgtaattgtagtttaagGAGGTAGAGCAGCAGAGGATCATGTGACCGGAGTAACAATCCAGAATGGTCGACTCTCAGCAATGGAAAGCAAACTGAATCATATATatactaaaaaaaattgaatttcctATAACTTCTACCCAAAATGatattgtttaaattttctaaGGCTTGCCTGTCCAATTGGTGAAGGACAGGAGGTAATTGCCAAATATTCTACAACCCCACCCAGTCAACACAAATACACAGAAAAGTTGCTGAAAATGGAGGAAATCATGGGACGAGTTCCTTGCACTGACTCTGGTAAACAAAACCTTCAATTTGCTGCTAAATACTCCTGTTACCATTGGGAGGAGGATGCAATTTGAATTAAGAGGTGAAAAAGTAAGGATTAAAGAGGTAACACTACTGGTAATTCTTGTTGCCTGGAGACGTTAAGGTCATATATActgtatttcttttcttttccatttctaaTAGAATTGTTGGCAGACAAAATTTTTTAACATCTCCTTTCAAGGATTTATCAAGATGACACCTTATGAAGCTACATATATTTATACCATACTGACATACAGAAATATTTTGTTTAAAATGTAACAAAAGTTCCattatttctttcttatctTAATGGATAACCCGAATATTTATGAAGGATCCTTGTGCCACTGTTTCGATGCATGCTGAAATTGCTATTCTGATGGTTTCAGTGCTCATGGATTGGGAACTGCAGCATTATCAGCAAAGGAGCCTGAAGCACTCCCTTTTTGCGCAATTGCTTATGCTCTAACTGGTATCTTTGGCTCATTAATTTGTTCAGTTCCAGCAGTCAGGCAATCTCTGCTTCTGATAGTCGGATAAAATTATTTGCTAGTTTCACATAATTATTCATGGGGAATCATCAATATGGAGTATTCTTCCCTGTGAAATAGTATTTCAGATTTTGGGgaagaagtttctattttggcttCTGAAAGAAGCCTATCCTATCCACTAACTGTACAGTATCTGTATTTTGGCTCTAAGCCCTACTGTTTGCTGATCACAATGCAACTTTTCGTTATTGTAAATAGAGAATCTTAATGCAAAACTTGCAGATCCATTTTCTTTGGGATCCTAATCTCATCCATATTTTGATTTAAAGGTTACTGTTTTATTAGGTGAGCAAGGACGCCTCGAGTTTAAACCCCAAATAATTGAAATTCCTGTGTGTGTAGCATACTTAAATTGTGTTATCCTCGTTCAACCCAACTGTTGTTCAAATAGAACAGTGTTTAGTACACTTTCTTGTTCTGGAAATGGTAATTCTTGCCAATACCATCTCATGAAAAGTACTCCAATAGAAATGGTCGGTTCAGTGTCTTTAAAAATAGAATACTATTAAATCACttcattaaaaaatagaaattatattTTGAGAAGCTTACGAGTTTTGAGATCAAACAGTGAACCAAATTTGGATGCCAAACATATTAAAAGGTAAGAACCAACAATAAAAAgacatacccagtgcatgaagCCTGCCATTGTGGGGTTTGGAGAaagtcataatgtacacagccttacccctactttgcagagaggctatttccagacttgaacccatgaccacttgtggtcacaatggagcaaccttaccgttgcaccgagGCGCACCCTCTGGTGAGAAACAACTATAAATATCAAAAATATAGTCCAAGTGCTTCAAGGCTTGTATTTTCAAGAATGCTGTTGAAGAGTTcctagagggcgggccttggtgaaATGGTAAGGTTATTCCATTGTGACCAACTCTGGAAACAGCATCTTTGAAAAAGCaacgcagtggcaggagccttgtgcactaggtacgacccgtttttttttttttttttttttttttttttttaactgttgAAGAGTTTGTTTGTCTAAACAAGGAATATTGTATATAGGGAATTATAATTTAAGTTTAATTAGGTTCTTGTACTCATTATACAGAGAACAGGAGTCCTCTGTTACATGCAACTTTTCCTAGGCTGTCTGATTCTGTTCCACACTCAATAGACAACCATCTCTCTCCAAGGTGGAGTAATTTCGATTATCTGCTCCAGGAACCTTGTGATCGTAACTCGTAACTGAGTTGAATAACATGCTCTCTAGGTTTAAAACCACAAGTATAAATGTATAATACAGCAATATCTAAGTTTTAGAATAACCCTATAGATTGTAGATCAATAACTACAACCAAGCTGCGCTACATCCCTTTTAATTGGTCTACCGGGTCATTGTAGAGAATCCCTGTCTTGTTTtccacatttttattttttcttttctccattaataTACAATTTCTCttgtgatttctttttttttttttttttttttgtctcatataaaatatcaataatcaatttaataataataatagatacAATAGAATAGTAATAATTCTATACATATGAAATCCAAGACATAAATATTATTGGTAATGctcaggaagaagaagagggggacgtctttttatcttttttctgttttaagaAAAAAGTCAATCTCATTTATCGGATTATGATACAAAGTCTGACACACATAATCAGGATCCTTCTTCCACGAGATGATCTTCATGCTgaacacaaaaaaaaggggcaatAAGAAGGCAATAGTGGAGGCAACCTGCAACAACATTGCCTCATCTTAAATATGGTCTGTCATTGACAACCAGTTTTATAATTTTCTAAAACAAACATCATGTATGTTTCCCCTTTCCACTGTTATGCAAGAAAGCGTTTTGCTAGCCTCACAGGACACTCAAGGTCCTATCTGCACACATCAAATGGGAACCTGGGCAGATCAGaacccaaaaataggaaaagggtGGTGGGGGGGAGGAAGTAGGGTTGTGATTAGAGTTTGAAGGTTATAGATCTGTGAGCTTGGCACATTCTGAAAAGAAATAAGCAAATCCATGAGATTCAGCAAAATTCAAGAAAGGGTTGTCAAGACTGCAATTTCACAGCATCAATCACATCTAGAAGCATAACAGAAAGATTTTGGTTGATGGGTTAGTCCAAAATTTCCATTGTTTGACGAGTGGTAAAGAAATGCAATACAACACAAATGGACCTAAATATTGAATTTTAGATCTAAATCCATTTTGTATAAAATTAGAAGCTCAATTTATCAGGTCTTCACAATTCACAGCAATTAAAGTACCAGTGTCTAGGAATTCCACATTTATTTTTCAGGTAATAACCCTTCAAGAACTTATCACTCACATCactcaaatatttttttggatatggTTAAACTAGCAAAAACTAGACACATATATAGCCAAGAAATCCCACTATTTGTGTACTCCATTAAACACCCATAACAGCACCAGAGCTTCTACGGCACTCAGTGAGCATGTCCATGTAGAACTGACACTTGCTGATATCGTTACCATAATTGTTCAGGCACTGCAAGCAGAGACAGAAAGATCAGAACGTAGTGGACATATTCATTCATACCTTTATTATGCATGCCTTAACCCTAAGGCCATCCTGCACTCATTCCAATTGCAACAAAAGTAtgtttatcctctcaagtgcagtgctagtgcaccacacttgagcaTCCGATGGTGGCCATGAGACTGAGAGGATGAAGTCTAAAGGTGCACCATGCACAAGTGaggtgcaccgcacttgagaggataaagatcccaacAAGTACAGATGTCAGCAAGGGAATAATGCAGAGATTATCATGGACATGAACATATAAACATTTAGGTCTCATGATTTAAACATTATGAACCTTTAATTGTGATAATAGAGTCAAAGAGCCGTAAGGATGGgaaaccaaggttttaaaacttggaatcGGAAATGGAATTGGTCAGAGAGGATTCTAATCCGAGCCTAAATCGGTTCAGGATTCGCGAATCGGCCCATGAACGGTCCAATTCAAGATTggattataaagaaaatgactagGAATCTGCCGATTAGGAGTGGTGGCAATCAGGATTGGTGACAGCCAATTCCGATTCGAATCGGGCAATTCACCAATCCGattcccaatttttaaaaccataatgGGAACAAACGAACTTTAAAACCACATTTTCCCAACACAACAGATCCTGTGAACACTGAAATAGGCAAAagcatttttttaaaagtagaATGCTCAATACTAACTTCTTTGTTGGGGTTCAatattttggttgttttttctgACCAAGAAAGACCTTGTAAACAAAAAAGTTGTACAGAATTGCAGAATCAGACGAGGTAAGACAACACCATGGGTGAGTCAGTGGGTGGATTGTGGAAGCTTTGAGTGCATGTGcgcacaagagagagagagagatgtcttAGTCATCATCAGCAAAATAGACAATATAAGGTAGAAGAAAAAATTGGGTTCCTCTAAGAATTAAGGTATAAAAGGAGTACTTTATAGCATCACCTGTTTAGGAAAAATAAACGTAAAATTACTCTATATGGAGAGTGAACATACATCTTGGAAGGCCTTGGATTGAACACCGCAAGCATCTGCTCCTCCAACATTGCCCATTGTAGACCCAGACGCAGGTGCAGCAGCGGCAGTAGCTCCTGAGACCACAGTTTCATGTTGAATTACACGAGGACCCATCACCGCATCAACAGCCCTGTGAGCAACAGCGCTTCCAGTACCAAAAGCCATTCCTGTGAGTTAAGACAAGAcaattagagaaatagagaaatttaAATAACCGAGACAAGTATTCCACAAAGTTGAAATATTAAACCTACCTTCAGCAATGGTGGCACCAAGTCCTCCAACCATGGATCCACCGCCACCCCGAATAGGTGCCGGAGGAGGAGCTGGGGTTGCTGTAGATAcaaatcaattaaaatcatcaaaGCTCAGGCAATGTtaggatgtcaagaaaagagaagaaaaaattgaatttgagtagagagatagaaacaaaaatcaaagaacaatAAGAAATTACCTGGCTGAGGTAGGTTACGCACTGGAGCAGCACGAGATGCTGCACGAGGTGCTGGCCTTCCTGCTAATGCAacattaaaattttaagataatTATTCATCCTTTAGAACATCAGCAAGTAAAGATGGAAAGCTTAAAAGAACGATTTGCATCACTGGTTAATTGAAAATTCAGCTACTATCTCTTCTTGTTTCCAAAATTCAAgcaattatgaaattaaaaaaaaaaaaatttaaatcctCTCCTGTAAGCATGGATTTAATTCAGAACTAGATTCACCAATAACTACAGAGTTGTGCAAGGTAAATTAATATCAATCTAACAAGCATAAGATTTcaaactttttttaaaaaaaacaaatatttagAACCAGAGCCATTTGAATCATCCAGACCATAAAAGAGACTCCACCAGACATCCCAAGTAAAAAAAGGAGCACTCAATACAACACAtaatactcaaaaaaaaaaaaaaaaaaaacagagctgGAAGAAACGGAATTTCAGGAATCAAAAGAGACATGAAGGTGAAAGTTGAAACATTACCTCCAGAGCTTCGGCGAGGCATTATTGTAATTGAGAATCAATCAAGAAAACCTTTGATATATAAAGAACAATGAGAGATTTGAGCAGAAAACCAACAAGACTGCAAATGAGAAGAGAAGCGAGAGGGTATTTATAGTTTTGAGGGTTTTGAGCCTCGAAGCTTCTTCTCGAATATTCCTGCGGTTTCTTCCCCAAGTTTTTGAAGGGGAGAGTCTTGGGGAGCAAGGCAAAACGGTCTTCAATTTAACTGATTACCGGTCcttatttaattgtttattgAGATGAGATTTAAGATACCAATCCGACGGATGTCCTTCCAACATTAAAAACACCTGGTCTATACAGTTATTCGTTTGAAGATAAACCTGACTTTCCAccagccatggcgggagctggaggatccagacCAGCCAAAACAGGAATGTTTGGGTCATTTAACATGGCGGGGGCTGGAGGATCCAGACCAGTCAAAACAGGAATGTCTGGAGGATAGCCGAATTCGTTTGAAGACTTCGGTAATTTCACATAAGTATGTGTGACAGCATTAGtgacgtttttttttttttttggtaaagtattAGTGACGTTTCATACCTATCAGAATTTGCCACATCAGCATTTATGGGGCTTGACAGTTTTATAGATGAACGTTTCCTGGTCAAGAGGCTCAGGACTCTGGAATGCTCAAGAGCATGGTTTCAAGTATCGGCCCGTATTTTTATTGTATGAGACGTATCCGTATCGAATAGTGTATATAACGATACATATTGTtttttataaatgttgtgtATTGATCGACatgataccatcgatacatatCGGCACTTGTTGATATGTCTGTTAAAGTCTTTGATGAGAGTACCGGTTTGTATTGAGCTATatccgatacaatacgatacaaTTCAATACAGCCATTAAAAAGCCCATGTTGGTTTCAGGCTCAATATAGAACCTTTTCAAATATGAGTTTGAACCATCTTGCCACTTTTCATGGCAATAGATTATTACTatatgtaagaaatctcatcttttataacaatttcaatttaatacaCTTGTTTCGTTATATACGttgcccccccccctccttctatTTTAATGTTTATGCAAGATACATGTTTTATATTGTTTATCTATATTATTTTTacctccaaaagtgtattttcatgtgtatttttaACGTATCTTGGATATCTCTAATCTAATACGAtatatgatacgtctcttaaatcACCGTTCCACTATGATACctgatactgatactttaaaccttgtcCAAGAGAACCTGATCTTGATGATCCTATAATAGGTAATTCATGGTGTTCAACCGGGGTGTATGGTCCGCTCCAGTCACAAAT containing:
- the LOC122646319 gene encoding hemiasterlin resistant protein 1-like, with amino-acid sequence MPRRSSGGRPAPRAASRAAPVRNLPQPATPAPPPAPIRGGGGSMVGGLGATIAEGMAFGTGSAVAHRAVDAVMGPRVIQHETVVSGATAAAAPASGSTMGNVGGADACGVQSKAFQDCLNNYGNDISKCQFYMDMLTECRRSSGAVMGV